One region of Spiroplasma culicicola AES-1 genomic DNA includes:
- a CDS encoding gluzincin family metallopeptidase, which translates to MQNQEIEKKYKWKLEFSFKSKKHFIKKLNKIIKMNMKLLKFEDKFNDFQVFKKFFFKNRKVNKLEEQLAYPFNLLEVEQNNDYLLELNQIYNIKMNDISDKFTWVQENLKNYNKDQFLEFVKNDNDLKNYYKSYVDFYKEIKYLLPEKDRKILAKTNGSSSTIYEMYETLMYKDYKTSKFIFQNQEYKLDNKTYTQILTDSNPIKDQKLRIEYSQAFNKNIFNKRFSFIKLYDALIRENVESYKLIGIKDYFEYFFDDSDFYKPDLETIINATSKYEYLVEKFYLLFKEHFNFDNEFYITDTSLKLSKENNQKITIEKGIEVIKSAFDIFGDEYGQFLEEMLIPGKIDYLEYKYKNSGAFTITNNYFKPLISLNWTNDISSIMTLGHELGHGIHHLYAQKYQPEPFNSFGHLIGEVASTFNELIIMQYLLKTASKETKIWLIQNKIEFLMSNLFSAIKFTKFELNCFEQVHNDKIINELYLDQLIKELNQNSSIQYFDKEFKKYSWINIDHIFEQPFYLYKYSVSISVAFHFFNNFLKTGDITPFIEFLKEGGNLEPKQLFKKYGFDTLNEHSYDSIFQYIDKLIEQLRELIK; encoded by the coding sequence ATGCAAAATCAAGAAATTGAAAAAAAATATAAATGAAAGTTGGAATTTAGTTTTAAAAGTAAAAAACATTTCATTAAAAAGCTTAATAAGATTATTAAAATGAATATGAAACTATTAAAATTTGAAGATAAATTTAATGATTTTCAAGTTTTTAAGAAATTTTTCTTTAAAAATAGAAAAGTTAATAAATTAGAAGAACAATTAGCTTATCCATTTAATTTATTAGAAGTTGAACAAAATAATGATTATTTATTGGAATTAAATCAGATTTATAATATAAAAATGAATGATATTAGTGATAAATTTACTTGAGTTCAAGAAAATTTAAAAAACTATAATAAAGATCAATTTTTAGAGTTTGTTAAAAATGATAATGATTTAAAAAACTATTATAAGAGCTATGTTGATTTTTATAAAGAAATTAAATATTTATTGCCAGAAAAAGATAGAAAAATATTGGCCAAAACCAATGGATCTAGTTCTACAATCTATGAAATGTATGAAACTTTAATGTATAAAGATTACAAAACATCCAAGTTTATTTTTCAAAATCAAGAATATAAATTAGATAATAAAACTTATACTCAAATACTTACAGATAGTAATCCTATTAAAGATCAAAAATTAAGAATTGAATATAGTCAAGCTTTTAATAAGAATATCTTTAATAAAAGATTTAGTTTTATCAAACTATATGATGCTTTGATTCGTGAAAATGTTGAAAGTTATAAGTTAATTGGAATTAAAGATTATTTTGAATACTTCTTTGATGATAGTGATTTTTATAAACCAGATTTAGAAACAATTATTAATGCAACTTCAAAATATGAATATTTAGTCGAAAAATTTTATTTACTATTCAAAGAACATTTTAATTTTGATAATGAATTTTATATTACAGATACTTCTTTAAAATTAAGTAAAGAAAATAATCAAAAAATTACGATTGAAAAGGGCATTGAAGTTATAAAATCAGCTTTTGATATTTTTGGAGATGAATACGGTCAATTTTTAGAAGAAATGTTAATTCCTGGAAAAATTGATTATTTAGAGTATAAATATAAAAATTCAGGAGCCTTTACAATTACAAACAATTATTTTAAGCCTTTAATATCTCTAAATTGAACTAATGATATTAGTTCAATCATGACATTGGGTCATGAATTAGGTCATGGTATTCATCATTTATATGCTCAAAAATATCAACCTGAACCTTTTAATAGTTTTGGCCATTTAATAGGAGAAGTTGCTTCAACTTTTAATGAATTGATAATAATGCAATATTTATTAAAAACAGCAAGTAAAGAAACTAAGATTTGATTAATCCAAAATAAAATTGAGTTTCTAATGTCCAATCTATTTTCTGCAATTAAATTCACAAAATTTGAGTTAAATTGTTTTGAGCAAGTACATAATGACAAAATTATTAATGAACTCTATTTAGATCAATTAATTAAAGAATTAAATCAAAATTCATCAATACAATATTTTGATAAAGAGTTTAAAAAATATAGTTGAATAAATATTGACCATATTTTTGAACAACCGTTTTATTTATATAAATATAGTGTTTCAATTTCTGTTGCTTTTCATTTTTTTAATAATTTTCTAAAAACTGGTGATATTACTCCATTTATTGAATTTTTAAAAGAGGGTGGCAATCTGGAACCAAAACAATTATTTAAAAAGTATGGTTTTGATACTTTAAATGAACATAGTTATGATTCAATTTTTCAATATATTGATAAGCTAATTGAACAGTTAAGAGAACTTATAAAATAA
- a CDS encoding MBL fold metallo-hydrolase has translation MHMFIMRSFTNEELNSSVAHLLVNQDNTAILIDIFGLDNTIINFLEKRNIELTTIILTNGNINHGLGIDNIVKKYPEVNLIIDPEEYDRLITNINKNESQKTPWDIKHKIFINKSFQLVIKNFEFSFDKFEINNELKHMFYTKEQKLLFVGDIPLCDQADFTSSNSKEVAKTAIKYIFENYGTEVNIVSSHSENTFKLDEIILDGKKFKEII, from the coding sequence ATGCATATGTTTATAATGAGAAGTTTTACAAATGAAGAATTAAATTCAAGTGTAGCACATTTACTTGTCAATCAAGATAATACTGCTATTTTAATTGATATTTTTGGCTTAGATAATACAATCATAAATTTTTTAGAAAAAAGAAACATTGAATTAACTACTATAATCTTAACTAATGGAAACATTAACCATGGACTTGGAATTGATAACATTGTTAAAAAATATCCTGAAGTTAATTTAATTATAGATCCTGAAGAATACGATCGTTTAATTACAAATATAAATAAAAATGAATCACAAAAAACACCTTGAGATATTAAACATAAAATTTTTATTAATAAAAGTTTTCAATTAGTAATTAAAAATTTTGAATTTAGCTTTGATAAATTTGAAATTAATAACGAATTGAAACATATGTTTTACACAAAAGAACAAAAGTTATTATTTGTTGGAGACATTCCTTTGTGTGATCAAGCAGATTTCACTTCTTCTAATTCAAAAGAAGTAGCTAAAACTGCTATTAAATATATTTTTGAAAATTATGGAACTGAAGTAAACATTGTTTCTAGTCATTCTGAAAATACATTTAAATTAGATGAAATAATTTTAGATGGTAAAAAATTTAAAGAAATTATTTAA
- a CDS encoding S1 RNA-binding domain-containing protein, translating to MRQTVKVTITNIVNFGAFCDVTIDGKVYNGLIHISEITDGYVANVSDHLSVGETVDGYVISVDESKNQAKISLKNAQ from the coding sequence ATGAGACAAACAGTAAAAGTAACTATTACAAACATTGTTAATTTTGGTGCATTTTGTGATGTAACAATTGATGGCAAAGTTTATAACGGTTTAATTCATATCTCAGAAATTACAGATGGTTATGTTGCAAACGTATCAGATCATTTATCAGTTGGTGAAACAGTTGATGGTTATGTAATTTCAGTTGATGAATCAAAAAACCAAGCTAAAATTTCTTTAAAAAACGCACAGTAA
- a CDS encoding DEAD/DEAH box helicase family protein — MKEEKFFTNKDQQELLTEIQNEIKTSDEVYLIYPFISKMILNKISSTFDYCLEHNIPIKIISTTFDDLSQFNNLNELKNIVEKYSNIEIKIEDNLEKHSERIHIKASIFKRKHKPDSAIIGSSNLTYKGMVSGREWNIKIISKQENDLVQQMIEEFDNLWVEDFINFSDTEQREFLIQRVKENQEAKIQLDLMNQNSNFVYVRRYLYKFQKEVINKLSYRRFMGKDKHLVVMATGTGKTLVSAFDYKRQIESAKQNLRILFLAHQKEIIDQAIKTYRQVLNDPNFGEVLYDGQNISQKPKHLFATIQSLSNKISDFEKDQFDIIVFDEAHHIAANTFDKTFNYFQPKQILGLTATPEREDGKDIKTYFNNEFASELRLWDAVNQKLLCPFDYYCVDDTSTDLTGVDLDSDKEIFKKINTDSRNELLYKTIEKYLGIYARPTALIFCVTIEHANIIASFLKLKNLKAEVLTSENKKERKRILHEFSTGRINYLCVVNIFNEGIDIPQINTIILLRPTNSKTIYLQQLGRGLRKTELKNKLEVYDLISNIDSKYDLTLGIRNLFDPKIIGTNFISAKQGLPYNSTITLEKRAEELILRSLKKWYGNKIILKDQVVKYYKKYQDKALEMIIKDYDLSLQDFYNTLDDLFLKTAKQIGKYQKFENETKRNKNILKQFIFLDNYQIINYFLKRLSNQILKSEIDLDFDNLLMTSFLYEITSMDKFLQLYPNYLEINDLVEHFINNNKIIVEELILILKYKLENETLIFTSNIDKLLSIDSTYTVKQSLAAVGRTNFLHYREELKVLTFQAGYLTWQNSKQIILADEDGTGYGKLTKYDPDNKKFYWSLPETMTLKHKIIKDFKDENIIKYLFIHDRQNYEQKNMFLKLYKFTGIGTFKEMLVNNYLTAEFDIF; from the coding sequence ATGAAAGAAGAAAAATTTTTTACAAATAAAGATCAACAAGAATTATTGACAGAAATTCAAAATGAGATTAAAACTTCAGATGAAGTCTATTTAATTTATCCATTTATTTCAAAAATGATTCTAAATAAGATTTCTTCAACTTTTGATTACTGTTTAGAACACAATATTCCAATTAAAATAATTTCAACAACATTTGATGATTTATCACAATTTAATAATTTAAATGAATTAAAAAATATTGTTGAAAAATATAGTAATATTGAAATCAAAATTGAAGATAACCTAGAAAAGCATAGTGAAAGAATTCATATTAAAGCTTCAATTTTTAAAAGAAAACATAAACCTGATAGTGCTATTATTGGTTCATCTAATTTGACTTATAAGGGAATGGTTAGTGGAAGAGAATGAAATATTAAAATCATTTCAAAACAGGAAAATGACTTAGTTCAACAAATGATTGAAGAATTTGATAATTTGTGAGTAGAGGATTTTATTAATTTTTCAGATACAGAACAAAGAGAATTTTTAATTCAAAGAGTTAAAGAAAATCAAGAAGCCAAAATTCAATTGGATTTAATGAATCAAAATTCAAATTTTGTTTATGTAAGACGATATTTATATAAATTTCAAAAAGAAGTTATTAATAAGCTATCATATCGACGATTTATGGGTAAAGATAAACATTTAGTTGTTATGGCAACTGGTACTGGAAAAACACTTGTTTCTGCTTTTGACTATAAAAGACAAATTGAAAGTGCAAAACAAAATTTAAGAATTTTATTTTTAGCACATCAAAAAGAAATTATTGATCAAGCTATTAAAACTTATCGTCAAGTTTTAAATGATCCTAATTTTGGAGAAGTGTTATATGATGGTCAAAACATTAGTCAAAAACCAAAACATCTTTTTGCAACCATACAGTCACTTTCAAACAAAATTAGTGATTTTGAAAAAGACCAATTTGATATCATTGTTTTTGATGAAGCACATCATATTGCTGCAAACACTTTTGATAAAACTTTTAATTATTTTCAACCAAAACAAATTTTAGGTTTAACAGCAACTCCTGAAAGAGAAGATGGAAAAGACATAAAAACATATTTTAATAATGAATTTGCGTCAGAATTAAGATTATGAGATGCTGTAAATCAAAAATTACTTTGTCCTTTTGATTATTATTGTGTTGATGATACTTCAACTGATTTAACTGGAGTTGATTTAGATTCAGATAAAGAAATATTTAAAAAAATAAATACTGATTCTAGAAATGAATTATTATATAAAACAATTGAAAAATATTTGGGAATATATGCAAGACCAACTGCTTTGATATTTTGTGTGACAATTGAGCATGCCAATATTATTGCTAGTTTTTTAAAATTAAAAAATTTAAAAGCAGAAGTATTAACTTCTGAAAATAAAAAAGAGCGTAAAAGAATTTTGCATGAATTTAGTACTGGAAGAATAAATTACTTATGTGTTGTCAATATTTTTAATGAAGGAATTGATATTCCACAAATTAATACTATTATTTTATTGAGACCAACAAATTCCAAAACAATTTATCTTCAACAACTTGGAAGAGGGCTAAGAAAAACAGAACTTAAAAATAAATTAGAAGTTTATGATTTAATTTCTAATATAGATAGTAAATATGATTTAACTTTAGGAATTAGAAATTTATTTGATCCAAAAATTATAGGAACTAATTTTATTTCTGCAAAACAAGGTTTACCATATAATTCAACAATTACTTTAGAAAAACGTGCAGAAGAATTAATTTTAAGAAGTCTTAAAAAATGATATGGTAATAAAATTATTCTTAAAGATCAAGTTGTTAAATATTATAAAAAATATCAAGATAAAGCTTTGGAAATGATTATTAAAGATTATGATTTATCTCTACAAGATTTTTATAATACTTTAGATGATTTATTTTTAAAAACAGCGAAACAAATAGGCAAGTATCAAAAATTTGAAAATGAAACTAAAAGAAATAAAAATATTTTAAAACAATTTATTTTCTTAGATAATTATCAAATTATAAATTACTTTTTAAAACGATTATCTAATCAAATTTTAAAATCTGAAATTGATTTAGATTTTGATAATTTATTAATGACTTCGTTTTTATATGAAATTACAAGTATGGATAAATTTTTACAATTGTATCCAAATTATTTAGAAATAAATGATCTTGTTGAACATTTCATTAATAATAATAAAATTATTGTTGAAGAATTAATCTTAATATTAAAATATAAGCTTGAAAATGAAACTTTAATTTTTACAAGTAATATTGATAAGCTTTTATCAATTGATTCAACTTATACAGTAAAACAATCACTTGCAGCAGTTGGAAGAACCAATTTCTTACATTATCGTGAAGAATTAAAAGTATTGACTTTTCAAGCTGGATATTTAACTTGACAAAATTCAAAGCAAATTATCTTAGCAGATGAAGATGGAACAGGATATGGAAAATTGACAAAATATGATCCTGATAATAAGAAGTTTTATTGGTCTCTTCCCGAAACAATGACTTTAAAGCATAAAATTATTAAAGATTTTAAAGATGAAAATATAATTAAATACTTATTTATTCATGATCGCCAAAATTATGAACAAAAAAATATGTTTTTAAAATTATATAAATTCACTGGAATTGGAACTTTTAAAGAAATGTTGGTTAATAATTATTTAACAGCAGAATTTGATATTTTTTAA
- a CDS encoding DNA-3-methyladenine glycosylase I, which produces MKKRCLWATKDQFDQEYHDNEWCKPVYDDTKIFEMLILELNQAGLSWNTILKKRTNFRTAFDNWDYQKIAQYNESKKNELLNNPGIIRNRLKIKAAVTNANAFLKIQEEYQSFSNFIWSFVNNKQIVNSIEKQEEILAYSDLSIEISKILKQKGFAFLGKTTVYSFLQAIGIINDHVNDCDFKY; this is translated from the coding sequence ATGAAAAAGAGATGTCTATGAGCTACAAAAGATCAATTTGATCAAGAATATCATGATAATGAATGATGTAAACCTGTTTATGATGATACAAAAATATTTGAAATGCTAATTTTAGAATTAAATCAAGCAGGTTTAAGTTGAAATACGATTTTAAAGAAACGAACTAACTTTAGAACAGCTTTTGATAATTGAGATTATCAAAAAATTGCACAATATAATGAAAGTAAAAAAAATGAATTATTAAATAATCCTGGAATTATTAGAAATAGATTAAAAATTAAAGCAGCTGTTACTAATGCTAATGCTTTTTTAAAAATTCAAGAAGAATATCAAAGTTTTAGTAATTTTATTTGAAGTTTTGTTAACAATAAACAAATAGTTAATTCAATTGAAAAACAAGAAGAAATACTTGCCTATTCAGATTTATCAATTGAAATTAGCAAAATCTTAAAGCAAAAAGGATTTGCTTTTTTGGGAAAAACTACCGTTTATTCATTTTTACAAGCAATTGGAATAATAAATGATCATGTTAATGATTGTGATTTCAAATATTAA
- a CDS encoding P-loop NTPase family protein, with amino-acid sequence MYNEKYFDKVNGKKLLQKILNNIFNEYKGAIAIDGPSLSGKSSVVNETIERLIQEGFINVYFDFKNFVDNRDILSEFTGMLIFKLKSLLGKRFIKRFLKANHIKKIEYTKIASSKQKAITFTFRKKKKKHDKEFNYLLNTLLEIDQLIQTHNIRLLLTFDNLENLELYEIYDAYKLLEIISQNIKHIYTITTVDSNYLKTDLNIKDEFESMFPTIFEIKKEFDFYDHHNKFVKQFIAQEKIYDISLIKSIDIDLDLIEKWLKRTYDFHLIEDDKKYYEELCFIFWTLKYYKIQDFELIDTLNNSMEFIKDVKRNNKIYDIDSVSNLNLITLALKNAGFKFNQKNTFLELIQILELPTKSALPVLIYFSNDNKFSVVNELYIFYIFVANLTQIKSPYNQRENIAFLIDNNTLKPSVLSVLKVMNQRIVEEMSSSRIKEIYDIEFFEILKNFLELL; translated from the coding sequence ATGTACAATGAAAAATACTTTGATAAAGTGAACGGGAAAAAATTATTACAAAAGATTTTAAATAATATTTTTAATGAATATAAAGGCGCTATTGCAATTGATGGACCAAGTTTATCTGGAAAATCTTCAGTTGTTAATGAAACAATTGAAAGATTAATTCAAGAGGGTTTTATTAATGTTTATTTTGATTTTAAAAACTTTGTAGACAATAGAGACATTTTAAGTGAATTTACTGGAATGTTAATTTTTAAATTGAAATCACTATTGGGAAAAAGATTTATTAAAAGATTTTTAAAAGCAAATCATATTAAAAAAATTGAATATACAAAGATTGCTTCTTCAAAACAAAAAGCAATTACATTTACTTTTAGAAAGAAAAAGAAAAAACATGATAAAGAATTTAATTATTTGCTAAATACATTATTAGAAATTGATCAATTAATACAAACACACAATATTAGATTATTATTAACATTTGATAATTTAGAAAATCTAGAATTATATGAAATTTATGATGCATATAAATTATTAGAGATAATTTCACAAAATATTAAACACATTTATACAATTACAACAGTGGATTCAAACTATTTAAAAACAGACTTAAATATTAAAGATGAGTTTGAATCAATGTTTCCAACAATCTTTGAAATTAAAAAGGAATTTGATTTCTATGATCATCATAATAAATTTGTGAAACAGTTTATTGCTCAAGAAAAGATTTATGATATTTCTTTAATTAAATCAATTGATATTGATTTGGACTTAATTGAAAAATGATTAAAACGTACTTATGATTTTCATTTGATTGAAGATGATAAAAAATATTATGAAGAATTATGTTTTATCTTTTGAACACTAAAATATTACAAAATTCAAGATTTTGAATTAATTGATACATTAAATAATTCAATGGAATTTATAAAAGATGTCAAAAGAAATAATAAAATTTATGATATTGATTCAGTTTCAAATCTTAATTTAATAACTTTGGCCCTAAAAAATGCAGGTTTCAAATTTAATCAAAAGAATACTTTCTTAGAATTAATTCAAATACTTGAATTACCAACCAAAAGTGCTTTACCAGTATTAATTTATTTTTCAAATGACAATAAATTTAGTGTTGTAAATGAGCTATACATTTTCTACATATTTGTTGCAAACTTAACACAAATTAAGTCGCCTTACAATCAAAGAGAAAATATTGCCTTTTTAATTGATAATAATACTTTAAAACCAAGTGTATTATCAGTTTTAAAAGTAATGAATCAAAGAATTGTAGAAGAAATGAGTTCTTCAAGAATTAAAGAAATTTATGACATTGAATTCTTTGAAATATTAAAAAATTTCTTAGAATTGTTATAA
- a CDS encoding GMP reductase, which produces MYAFDYEDIQLIPSMCVVKSRSECDTSVKLGNHTFKMPVMPANMASVINEELCELLAKENQFYVMHRFNVNSVEFTRKMKSLGLIASISVGVKQEDYDLIENLVKENLIPEYITIDIAHGHSLSVKNMIEHIRKHMQDKTFIIAGNVGTPHAVRDLEYWGADATKVGVGPGKVCITKLKTGFGTGGWQLGAIKWCSKAAKKPIIADGGLRVNGDIAKSIRFGATMCMVGSLFAAHEESPGANVEIDGVMFKEYYGSASEYNKGEKRYVEGKKELIQVRGKLLETYKEMQEDLQSSISYSGGNIVSDIKKVDYVILKTSNF; this is translated from the coding sequence ATGTACGCATTTGATTATGAAGATATACAACTTATTCCAAGTATGTGTGTTGTTAAATCAAGAAGTGAGTGTGACACTTCAGTTAAATTAGGAAATCACACATTTAAAATGCCAGTAATGCCAGCAAATATGGCTTCAGTTATTAATGAAGAATTATGTGAATTACTTGCAAAAGAAAATCAATTTTATGTAATGCATCGTTTCAATGTTAATAGTGTTGAATTTACTAGAAAAATGAAATCACTTGGTTTAATTGCTTCAATTTCTGTTGGAGTAAAACAAGAAGACTATGATTTAATCGAAAACTTAGTAAAAGAAAACTTAATTCCTGAATATATCACAATTGATATAGCTCATGGACATTCATTAAGTGTTAAAAATATGATTGAACATATTAGAAAACATATGCAAGATAAAACATTTATCATTGCTGGAAATGTGGGAACCCCTCATGCTGTTAGAGATTTAGAATACTGAGGTGCTGATGCAACTAAAGTTGGAGTTGGCCCTGGAAAAGTATGTATTACTAAATTAAAAACAGGTTTTGGAACTGGTGGATGACAACTTGGAGCAATAAAATGATGTAGCAAAGCTGCAAAAAAACCAATTATTGCTGATGGTGGATTACGTGTAAATGGAGATATCGCTAAATCAATTAGATTTGGTGCAACTATGTGTATGGTAGGTAGTTTATTTGCAGCTCATGAAGAATCACCTGGAGCAAACGTTGAAATTGATGGAGTAATGTTTAAAGAGTACTACGGAAGTGCTAGTGAATATAACAAAGGTGAAAAACGTTATGTTGAGGGTAAAAAAGAGTTAATTCAAGTAAGAGGAAAATTACTAGAAACTTATAAAGAAATGCAAGAAGATTTACAATCATCAATCTCTTATTCAGGGGGAAATATTGTAAGTGACATCAAAAAAGTTGATTATGTAATTTTAAAAACAAGTAACTTCTAA
- a CDS encoding FMN-dependent NADH-azoreductase: MSNKVLVITGTVSAPEKSFSMALTNKFVEEYKALNPNDEIINLDLNNEAMAAITITRDNFGTYFNENDALKYINQLKEVNKVIIASPMNNFNVSTLIKNYLDHILLADQTFSYKYVKKGDAVGLLDHLKVQILTTQGAPYGWYLFGDHTAYLKGTWEFTGATVNEPILFAGTKIAPISTMNPKEAFLTIEDKIKEVVKNF, from the coding sequence ATGTCAAACAAAGTATTGGTAATCACAGGAACTGTAAGTGCACCTGAAAAATCTTTTTCAATGGCTTTAACAAATAAATTTGTTGAAGAATATAAAGCTTTAAATCCAAATGATGAAATTATTAATTTAGATTTAAATAATGAAGCAATGGCTGCAATTACTATTACAAGAGATAATTTTGGAACTTACTTCAATGAAAATGATGCATTAAAATATATTAATCAATTAAAAGAAGTTAACAAAGTTATTATTGCAAGTCCAATGAACAACTTCAATGTATCAACTTTAATTAAAAACTATTTAGACCATATTTTATTAGCAGATCAAACTTTTTCATATAAATATGTTAAAAAAGGAGATGCTGTAGGTCTATTAGATCACTTAAAAGTGCAAATTTTAACAACTCAAGGTGCTCCTTATGGATGATATTTATTTGGAGATCACACAGCATATTTAAAAGGAACTTGAGAATTTACAGGAGCTACTGTAAATGAACCTATTTTATTTGCTGGAACAAAAATTGCTCCAATTTCAACAATGAATCCAAAAGAAGCATTTTTAACTATTGAAGATAAAATTAAAGAAGTTGTAAAAAACTTTTAG
- the udk gene encoding uridine kinase, whose amino-acid sequence MKKVTIIIIAGGSASGKTTVATKIAGEILKSESVSHISMDSYYKDFSDLTFEEKQKLNFDHPNTIDIDLICKHLDDLKNWKSIEVPIYDFKKHAQSGKSIKVEPSDVVILDGILSLHVEQIRKKADIKIFIRTDDDIRFIRRMMRDTKERGRKLDDVVNQYLTTVRPMYKYFVEPSIDNADIIVPYYEGNNIAIDLIATKIKSLLNN is encoded by the coding sequence ATGAAAAAAGTTACAATAATAATCATCGCGGGGGGTAGTGCTAGTGGAAAAACCACAGTTGCTACAAAAATTGCGGGTGAAATATTAAAAAGTGAATCTGTATCTCATATTTCAATGGATAGCTACTATAAAGATTTTAGTGACTTAACATTTGAAGAAAAACAAAAACTGAATTTTGATCATCCAAATACAATTGATATTGATCTTATCTGTAAGCATTTAGATGATTTAAAGAACTGAAAAAGCATAGAAGTACCAATTTATGATTTTAAAAAGCATGCACAATCGGGAAAATCAATTAAGGTTGAACCAAGTGATGTTGTTATTTTAGATGGTATTCTATCGCTACACGTTGAGCAAATACGTAAAAAAGCAGATATCAAAATTTTTATAAGAACTGATGATGATATTCGTTTTATAAGAAGAATGATGCGTGATACAAAAGAAAGAGGACGTAAATTAGATGATGTTGTTAATCAATATTTAACAACAGTTCGCCCAATGTATAAATATTTTGTAGAACCTTCAATTGATAATGCAGATATTATTGTTCCTTATTATGAGGGAAATAATATTGCAATTGATTTAATAGCTACTAAAATTAAAAGTCTATTAAACAATTAA
- a CDS encoding PfkB family carbohydrate kinase — protein MKKVGVVGSMTVDLTLHVNDFPKEGDKFTFAANARSEFGGVGAITAIALAKLGVNVAMCGKLQDDHNGMAIIANLKKHHVNTNQILRDQNSPTGMSMVLINKNNKANTINAPGSNLAFDSNDIEDVQNFIYLNDAIVFQLDINNPFIFEMINYAKEEGKFVVLNAVPGSFVPTEILKDIDLLIANTHQLETILGVKTAIKTEEQIKMSAEKLVDIGVGQVVVTLAEKGCAYFDGKKFSVIKPFEVKKVKRAGANEAFTAMTVKSIIDEAPILEGLATANKAAAYALTIDGYADSLPTVEDLKGFKG, from the coding sequence ATGAAAAAAGTAGGTGTTGTTGGGTCAATGACAGTTGACTTAACTTTACATGTAAATGACTTTCCAAAAGAAGGTGACAAATTTACATTTGCAGCTAATGCACGTAGTGAATTTGGTGGAGTTGGTGCCATCACTGCAATAGCTTTGGCTAAATTAGGAGTAAATGTTGCTATGTGTGGTAAATTACAAGATGATCACAATGGTATGGCAATAATTGCAAACCTAAAAAAACATCATGTTAATACAAACCAAATTTTGAGAGATCAAAACTCTCCAACAGGAATGAGTATGGTTTTAATTAACAAAAATAATAAAGCAAATACTATTAATGCACCAGGAAGTAACTTGGCATTTGATAGTAACGATATTGAAGATGTACAAAACTTCATTTATTTAAATGATGCGATTGTATTTCAATTAGATATTAATAATCCATTTATTTTTGAAATGATCAACTATGCAAAAGAAGAAGGAAAATTTGTTGTTTTAAATGCTGTTCCAGGAAGCTTTGTTCCAACTGAAATTTTAAAAGATATTGATTTATTAATTGCAAATACACATCAATTAGAAACAATTCTTGGAGTAAAAACTGCAATAAAAACAGAAGAACAAATTAAAATGTCTGCAGAAAAATTGGTTGACATTGGAGTTGGACAAGTTGTAGTTACTCTAGCAGAAAAAGGTTGTGCTTATTTTGATGGTAAAAAATTCTCAGTTATTAAACCATTTGAAGTTAAAAAAGTTAAAAGAGCAGGAGCAAATGAAGCATTTACAGCAATGACTGTAAAATCTATTATTGATGAAGCACCAATTCTAGAAGGATTAGCAACAGCAAATAAAGCTGCAGCTTATGCATTAACTATTGATGGTTATGCAGATTCATTGCCAACAGTTGAAGATTTAAAAGGATTTAAAGGTTAA